The genomic window CGTCGATGCGGGAATCGATCACCCCGCCCGGGCCGGTCGCCGCCACCTCCCGCTGCGGGCCAGGCGCGCGAGGGGCGCGCCCGCCGTCCAGCGGCACGACGATCGCACCCCCCCGACGGTACCAGCGCCCGCTCTCGGCCCTGCGGCTCCCGCACCTTCCGCAGCCGCAGCCGCACCCGCCCGGGTGGGGTTTGGTCTCGCTCATGGTATGGCTCCAGCGTGAGAGGTCGGTCGGCGCGGGCGGGCGCGCCCGCCCGCGCCCAGGCGGGCCAGGAAGCGGATGGAGGCGTCGATCCCGCGGTACAGGTTGGGAAGGTGGAACTTCTCGTCGGGGCCGTGCAGGCGGTCGTCGGGGAGCGCCAGCCCGGCCAGCACCACGGGGACGCCCAGCGTCTCCCCCAGCGCGCTCACCACCGGGATGGTTCCGCCGGAGCGGAGGAACACGGGCTCCCGCCCGAACGATTCCCGGAACGCGGCAGCCGCGGCGCGCAGCACGGGGTGGCGCCGCTCCACGTGGGCCGGGTGCGCGCCGAAGACCGTGCGCACCGCGGCGCGCACGGTGGGCGGGGCGAGGCGGGCCACGTGCTCGCGGAGGAGCCGGGCCACCTCCGCCGGGTCCTGGTCCGGCACCAGGCGGAAGCTGAGCTTGGCCGTCGCGCGGGCCGGGATCACCGCCTTGGCGCCCTCCCCCGCGTACCCGCCGACGATTCCGTTCACCGAAAGCGAGGGGCGGAGCGCGGTGCGCTCGTAGAGCGTGTACCCCCGCTCGCCCCAGCCGCGCGCGGCCCGGGCGTCGCGCAGGATCTCGGCGTCGGAGGGACCCACGCGGGCCATGTACGCCCGCTCCTCCGCGTCCACCTCCCGCACGCGGCGGTAGAAGCCGGGCACGGCGACGCGCCCGCGCGCGTCGTGCAGCCGGGAGACGATCTCGCAGAGCGCCTGCAGCGGGTTGTGGACCGCCCCGCCGAAGTTGCCGGAGTGCAGGTCCACCGCCGGCCCCCGGACCTCCAGCTCCGCGCTGAGCGCCCCGCGCATGGCGTAGGTGATGGCGGGGATCCCCGGGCCGCGCATCCGCATGTCGGAGATCAGGGCGGCGTCCGCGCGCAGCGTCCCGCCCTCTGCGCGGAGCCAGCGGAGCATCCCCACGCTCCCCGTCTCCTCCTCCCCCTCCAGCACGCAGACCACGTTGACCGGGAGCGTGCCGGCGCCGCGAAGCCAGCACTCCAGCGCCTTGACGTGGGCCCAGAGCTGCCCCTTGTCGTCGCACGCGCCGCGGCCGAAGAGGTCGGCGCCGCGGATCACGGGCTCGAAGGGGGGCGAGGTCCACTCCCCCAGCGGCTCCGCGGGCTGTACGTCGTAGTGCCCGTACACCAGCAGCGTGGGCCGCCCCGGCGCGCCGCTCCAGCGCGCCAGCACCAGGGGGTGGCCGCCGGTCTCCACCGTCTCCGCCCGCAGGCCGATGCCGCGCAGGTGCGCCACCAGCCACGCGGCGCAGCGCCGCATGTCGCCGCGGTGCGCCGGCTGCGCGCCTACGGTGGGGAAGCGGACCAGCTCCTTGAGCTCCTCCACGAAGCGCGTGCGGCCGGCGCGGGCGTGGGCCAGCGCGGCGGCGGCGGACGGGGCGCGGTTCGGCATGACGCCCTCAGAGCGGGTAGGGGAGGGCGAGCGAGCGGTCCACCACCGCGGCGTAGCGGAGCACGTCCACGGGCTTTGGCGCCTCCCGCCGGCGCTGGTACGTGTTGCGGAAGGCGGTCCACAGGTCGCTCGCCTTGCGCAGGTGGTCGCGCGA from Longimicrobiaceae bacterium includes these protein-coding regions:
- a CDS encoding dipeptidase produces the protein MPNRAPSAAAALAHARAGRTRFVEELKELVRFPTVGAQPAHRGDMRRCAAWLVAHLRGIGLRAETVETGGHPLVLARWSGAPGRPTLLVYGHYDVQPAEPLGEWTSPPFEPVIRGADLFGRGACDDKGQLWAHVKALECWLRGAGTLPVNVVCVLEGEEETGSVGMLRWLRAEGGTLRADAALISDMRMRGPGIPAITYAMRGALSAELEVRGPAVDLHSGNFGGAVHNPLQALCEIVSRLHDARGRVAVPGFYRRVREVDAEERAYMARVGPSDAEILRDARAARGWGERGYTLYERTALRPSLSVNGIVGGYAGEGAKAVIPARATAKLSFRLVPDQDPAEVARLLREHVARLAPPTVRAAVRTVFGAHPAHVERRHPVLRAAAAAFRESFGREPVFLRSGGTIPVVSALGETLGVPVVLAGLALPDDRLHGPDEKFHLPNLYRGIDASIRFLARLGAGGRARPRRPTSHAGAIP